Proteins encoded by one window of Sandaracinaceae bacterium:
- a CDS encoding four helix bundle protein yields MKLRIYDDAVAMVTEVRAYRLAIAREDADHARQLRRAAKSVPLNIAEGAYSRGRNRHSRYHTALGSANEVVACLEVAVADGILDSIDPDVLDRLNKIIGTLVKLADK; encoded by the coding sequence ATGAAGCTCCGCATCTACGACGACGCCGTCGCCATGGTCACCGAGGTCCGCGCCTACAGGCTCGCCATCGCGCGCGAGGACGCCGACCACGCTCGGCAGCTCCGCCGCGCCGCCAAGTCGGTCCCGCTCAACATCGCCGAGGGCGCCTACTCCCGCGGTCGCAATCGGCACAGCCGCTACCACACCGCGCTCGGCTCCGCGAACGAGGTCGTCGCCTGTCTCGAGGTCGCCGTCGCCGACGGGATCCTCGACTCCATCGACCCCGATGTCCTCGACCGCCTCAACAAGATCATCGGCACGCTCGTAAAGCTCGCCGACAAGTAG